Proteins encoded within one genomic window of Variovorax sp. OAS795:
- a CDS encoding ABC transporter ATP-binding protein, which translates to MSSPLFIESIQLAYETPRGPHTVVSDFSLSLPAGDIACLFGPSGCGKTTVLRAIAGFEPLRAGSVRLGDVLLSSTHVHLPPEQRRVGMMFQEYALFPHLSASHNVAFGLRRMGRALQRLRVADMLALVGLADAGERFPHELSGGQQQRIALARALAPSPALLLLDEPFSNLDGGTRERLTAEVRGILKRAGQTAILVTHNEAEAHAMADRIGVMHGGRITHWLDTAT; encoded by the coding sequence ATGAGTTCCCCTCTCTTCATCGAATCGATCCAGCTCGCCTACGAAACGCCGCGCGGCCCGCACACCGTGGTGAGCGACTTCTCGCTCTCGCTGCCCGCGGGCGACATCGCCTGCCTCTTCGGCCCTTCGGGCTGCGGCAAGACGACCGTGCTGCGCGCGATCGCGGGCTTCGAGCCGCTGCGCGCCGGCAGCGTCCGGCTCGGCGACGTGCTGCTCTCTTCGACGCATGTGCACCTGCCGCCGGAGCAACGGCGCGTGGGCATGATGTTCCAGGAATACGCGCTGTTTCCCCACCTGTCGGCAAGCCACAACGTGGCCTTCGGCCTGCGCCGCATGGGCCGCGCGCTGCAGCGGTTGCGCGTGGCCGACATGCTGGCACTGGTCGGCCTGGCCGATGCCGGGGAGCGTTTTCCGCATGAGCTCTCCGGCGGCCAGCAGCAGCGCATCGCGCTGGCGCGCGCGCTGGCCCCGTCGCCCGCGCTGCTGCTGCTCGACGAGCCGTTCTCCAACCTCGACGGCGGCACGCGCGAGCGGCTGACGGCGGAGGTGCGCGGCATTCTCAAGCGGGCGGGCCAGACGGCCATCCTGGTCACCCACAACGAGGCCGAGGCCCATGCCATGGCCGACCGCATCGGCGTGATGCACGGCGGCCGGATCACGCATTGGCTGGACACTGCGACATAG
- a CDS encoding PaaI family thioesterase, protein MTEPQTIDAWIAQETEIVQRLDAGPGPGVARPEQIAGKTGLEMMQAMLRGEIPFAAIARTLDFTLLSVSPGVAVFQGRPLAQHLNPLGTIHGGWIATVLDSALGCAVHTMMPAGRSYTTAELSVNYVRAVTPQVQRVRAEGKVIHCGRQLATAEARLVGPDGKLYAHATTTCLVFDNPAPR, encoded by the coding sequence ATGACCGAGCCCCAGACCATCGACGCCTGGATCGCCCAGGAGACCGAGATCGTCCAACGCCTCGACGCCGGACCCGGCCCTGGCGTGGCGCGGCCCGAGCAGATCGCCGGCAAGACCGGCCTCGAAATGATGCAGGCCATGCTGAGGGGCGAGATTCCCTTTGCGGCCATCGCCAGGACGCTCGACTTCACGCTGCTTTCGGTGAGTCCGGGCGTGGCGGTGTTCCAGGGCAGGCCGCTGGCGCAGCACCTGAACCCGCTCGGCACCATCCACGGCGGCTGGATTGCCACGGTGCTCGACTCGGCCCTCGGTTGCGCGGTCCACACCATGATGCCGGCCGGCCGCAGCTACACCACGGCCGAGCTCAGTGTGAACTACGTGAGAGCCGTCACGCCCCAGGTGCAGCGGGTGCGCGCCGAGGGCAAGGTGATCCATTGCGGCCGGCAGCTCGCGACCGCCGAGGCGCGGCTCGTCGGGCCCGACGGCAAGCTCTATGCGCATGCCACCACCACCTGCCTGGTGTTCGACAACCCCGCGCCACGCTGA
- a CDS encoding nitroreductase → MPSAPHDPSLAPAFQALLDQRYSCRGYLAEPVPRETIDAILQRAQRTGSWCNSQPWQVIVTSAAATERLRQAFDSDEAAAGAAFDIPPPAEYRGVYQERRRECGFQLYESVGIVRGDREASQRQARENFRFFGAPHLALVSTEALLGTYGAVDCGAYVNNFVLAARSLGVASIAQAAVASRAPFLHRWFDIPDDRQVVCGIAFGYEDPAHPANRFRTTRAPLEQVCRWVD, encoded by the coding sequence ATGCCTTCCGCTCCCCACGACCCTTCGCTGGCGCCTGCGTTCCAGGCCCTGCTCGACCAGCGCTACAGCTGCCGCGGCTACCTGGCCGAGCCGGTGCCGCGCGAAACCATCGACGCCATCCTGCAACGCGCGCAGCGCACCGGCTCATGGTGCAACTCCCAACCCTGGCAGGTGATCGTGACCAGCGCGGCGGCCACCGAGCGGCTGCGCCAAGCCTTCGATTCCGATGAGGCCGCGGCCGGCGCGGCGTTCGACATTCCGCCACCCGCCGAATACCGCGGCGTGTACCAGGAGCGCCGGCGCGAATGCGGCTTCCAGCTGTACGAGAGCGTCGGCATCGTGCGCGGCGACCGGGAGGCTTCGCAGCGGCAGGCGCGGGAGAACTTCAGGTTCTTCGGCGCACCGCACCTGGCCCTGGTCAGCACCGAGGCGCTGCTCGGCACCTACGGCGCGGTGGACTGCGGCGCCTACGTCAACAACTTCGTGCTCGCGGCCCGCAGCCTCGGCGTGGCCAGCATCGCCCAGGCGGCCGTGGCCTCGCGTGCGCCGTTCCTGCATCGGTGGTTCGACATTCCGGACGATCGCCAGGTGGTCTGCGGCATCGCGTTCGGCTACGAGGACCCCGCGCATCCGGCCAACCGCTTCCGCACGACCCGTGCGCCGCTGGAGCAGGTCTGCCGCTGGGTGGATTGA
- a CDS encoding MFS transporter — protein sequence MNETTLRRHALWFVLLAAAGAFALTMGVRQTMGLFLSALNTSTALGIGSISLAFAFGQLWWGLTQPFAGAVADRIGTGRVVFLGVLLVAVGTLITPLMTSTAGLIFAIGVVAAGGAGMAGPSVLMAATTRLVPAHKRGFATGVVNAGGSFGQFAMAPIAVGLTAAVGWAGAMQWLGVLVLLALPAAWVLKGNSKAMAAASAAASGTRPLSAREAIGQALATPSYRYLSLGFLVCGFHVAFLATHLPGVVAACGLPPEVGGWALGMVGLFNIVGSLAMGWAVGRWRMKSLLSLLYATRAIAVLVFLLAPKTTVVMLVFAAVMGVTFLSTVPPTAGLVAKMFGPANMAMLFGIVMLAHQVGGFLGAFLGGYVFQATGNYDIVWYIDIALAAGAALVHLPIREARLARSKLAAA from the coding sequence ATGAATGAAACCACTCTTCGGCGCCATGCGCTCTGGTTCGTGCTGCTGGCGGCCGCGGGCGCTTTTGCCCTCACGATGGGGGTGCGCCAGACGATGGGGCTGTTCCTCTCGGCGCTCAACACCTCGACCGCCCTCGGCATCGGCAGCATCAGCCTGGCCTTCGCGTTCGGGCAGCTCTGGTGGGGACTCACTCAGCCCTTTGCGGGCGCCGTGGCCGACCGCATCGGAACCGGGCGCGTGGTGTTCCTCGGCGTGCTGCTGGTGGCTGTCGGCACGCTGATCACGCCGCTCATGACGAGCACGGCGGGCCTGATCTTCGCCATCGGCGTGGTGGCGGCCGGCGGCGCCGGCATGGCGGGCCCTTCGGTGCTGATGGCCGCGACCACGCGCCTCGTGCCGGCGCACAAGCGCGGCTTTGCCACCGGCGTGGTGAATGCCGGCGGCTCCTTCGGACAGTTCGCGATGGCGCCGATCGCCGTCGGCCTGACGGCGGCAGTGGGCTGGGCGGGCGCCATGCAGTGGCTCGGCGTGCTGGTGCTGCTGGCGCTGCCGGCTGCATGGGTCCTCAAGGGCAATTCGAAGGCGATGGCCGCGGCCTCGGCCGCTGCATCGGGCACCAGGCCGCTGAGTGCGCGCGAGGCCATCGGCCAGGCGCTCGCGACGCCCAGCTACCGCTACCTGAGCCTGGGCTTCCTGGTCTGCGGCTTTCACGTCGCGTTCCTTGCCACGCACTTGCCCGGCGTGGTCGCGGCCTGCGGGCTGCCGCCCGAAGTCGGCGGATGGGCGCTCGGGATGGTCGGGCTCTTCAACATCGTCGGCAGCCTGGCGATGGGCTGGGCCGTGGGGCGCTGGCGCATGAAGTCGCTGCTCTCGCTGCTCTATGCCACGCGCGCCATCGCCGTGCTGGTGTTCCTGCTGGCGCCGAAGACGACCGTGGTCATGCTGGTGTTCGCCGCCGTGATGGGCGTGACCTTCCTCTCGACCGTGCCGCCGACGGCCGGCCTGGTCGCCAAGATGTTCGGGCCGGCCAACATGGCGATGCTGTTCGGCATCGTGATGCTGGCGCACCAGGTCGGCGGCTTCCTGGGCGCGTTCCTGGGCGGCTATGTCTTCCAGGCCACGGGCAACTACGACATCGTCTGGTACATCGACATCGCGCTGGCCGCAGGCGCCGCGCTGGTCCACCTGCCGATCCGCGAAGCGCGGCTCGCGCGCTCGAAGCTGGCGGCGGCATGA
- a CDS encoding MATE family efflux transporter — translation MSQELDPRTRRLLEAPIVPTLLRLAAPNVLVMLAQASAGLIETYFVGKLGTDALAGMALVFPVVMLMQMTSSGSMGGGIASSIARALGARRRADADALVWHAVVIALGFGLCFSLALLFGGRWLYGVMGGTGAALDAALTYSNWVFAGAVLVWLFNSLSAVIRGTGNMSVPANVTVVGVLFLIPASPLLIFGWGPLPGMGIAGGAMALLLYYLLGSVALIVYLRSPRSLLRPTLATLKLRWPLFREILRIGLVAAVATVATNLSIGTATALTAPFGAGALAGYGTASRLEYLMVPLVFGLGAPLVAMVGTCMGAGQRERALRAAWAGAAIAFALTESIGLAAAFFPRPWLMLFGNDPAMLETGAHYLRLVGPLYGFFGVGLVLYFASQGAGRLLWPVVGNLTRLAVAGIGGWLVFRWGGGLSGVFAAQGVAMVLYGVVIASAIAGGAWFGRVGWPRTTAGLLRRVAQA, via the coding sequence ATGAGCCAGGAGCTCGACCCGCGCACGCGCCGCCTGCTCGAGGCGCCGATCGTGCCGACGCTGCTGCGCCTGGCCGCGCCCAACGTGCTCGTGATGCTGGCGCAGGCCTCCGCCGGACTGATCGAAACCTACTTCGTCGGCAAGCTGGGGACTGATGCGCTGGCAGGCATGGCGCTGGTGTTCCCGGTCGTCATGCTGATGCAGATGACATCGAGCGGTTCCATGGGCGGCGGCATCGCCTCCTCGATTGCCCGTGCCCTGGGCGCGCGCCGCCGCGCCGATGCCGATGCGCTGGTGTGGCACGCGGTGGTCATCGCGCTGGGGTTCGGGCTGTGCTTCTCGCTTGCGCTGCTCTTCGGCGGGCGCTGGCTCTACGGCGTCATGGGCGGCACCGGGGCGGCATTGGACGCAGCCTTGACCTATTCGAACTGGGTGTTCGCGGGCGCGGTGCTGGTGTGGCTTTTCAACTCGCTCTCGGCCGTCATACGAGGCACCGGCAACATGTCGGTGCCGGCGAACGTGACGGTGGTGGGGGTGCTGTTCCTCATTCCCGCATCGCCGCTCCTGATCTTCGGCTGGGGACCGCTGCCGGGCATGGGCATCGCGGGCGGAGCGATGGCGCTGCTGCTCTACTACCTGCTGGGGTCGGTGGCGCTGATCGTCTACCTGCGCTCGCCGCGCAGCCTGCTTCGCCCGACGCTCGCCACGCTGAAGCTGCGCTGGCCGCTGTTCCGCGAGATCCTGCGCATCGGCCTCGTCGCCGCGGTGGCAACGGTGGCCACCAACCTGTCCATCGGCACCGCCACGGCGTTGACGGCGCCGTTCGGTGCGGGCGCGCTGGCGGGCTACGGCACCGCGTCGCGGCTCGAGTACCTGATGGTGCCACTGGTGTTCGGCCTGGGCGCGCCACTGGTCGCGATGGTGGGCACCTGCATGGGCGCCGGCCAGCGCGAGCGCGCGCTGCGCGCCGCCTGGGCCGGCGCGGCCATCGCGTTCGCGCTCACCGAAAGCATCGGCCTTGCCGCGGCGTTCTTTCCGCGGCCCTGGCTGATGCTCTTCGGCAACGACCCTGCCATGCTCGAAACCGGCGCCCACTACCTGCGCCTGGTGGGGCCGCTCTATGGCTTCTTCGGTGTCGGGCTGGTGCTGTACTTCGCCTCGCAAGGGGCGGGGCGCCTGCTGTGGCCCGTGGTGGGCAACCTCACGCGCCTCGCGGTGGCGGGCATCGGCGGCTGGCTCGTCTTTCGCTGGGGGGGCGGGCTCTCCGGCGTCTTTGCGGCGCAGGGCGTGGCGATGGTGCTGTACGGCGTGGTCATCGCTTCGGCCATTGCCGGCGGCGCATGGTTCGGCCGCGTGGGCTGGCCGCGCACCACCGCCGGGCTGCTGCGGCGCGTGGCACAAGCCTGA
- a CDS encoding Fe(3+) ABC transporter substrate-binding protein: MTDRFGVQGRAARALIGVSAAWLAAAALPAHAANDELTLYTTREPALIQPLITAFSTQSNIKVNTVFVKDGLLERVKAEGARSPADVLMTVDIGNLMDLVDGGVTQPVKSAALESAVPANLRGADGQWFALSLRARVLYADKNQPLTSFRYEDLANPKWKGKVCIRAGQHPYNTALVAAMIAHDGEARTEQWLRGVKANLARKATGGDRDVARDILGGICDVGLANSYYVGQMKSSKEGTDARKWGDAIKVVRPTFASAKSGGTHVNISGAAVAKNAPQRANAVKLLEFLVSEPAQTLYAQANYEYPVRKGVALDPIIAASIGELKADPLPVAEIAKYRKQASALVDKVGFDQ, translated from the coding sequence ATGACCGACCGCTTCGGCGTCCAAGGCCGCGCCGCGCGCGCACTGATCGGCGTCTCCGCCGCCTGGCTGGCGGCTGCCGCCCTGCCCGCCCATGCCGCCAATGACGAACTCACGCTCTATACGACGCGCGAGCCCGCGTTGATCCAGCCGCTGATCACCGCCTTCAGCACGCAGAGCAACATCAAGGTCAACACCGTGTTCGTCAAGGACGGGCTGCTGGAGCGCGTCAAGGCCGAGGGCGCACGCTCGCCGGCCGACGTGCTGATGACGGTGGACATCGGCAACCTGATGGACCTGGTCGACGGCGGCGTGACGCAGCCGGTGAAATCGGCCGCGCTCGAATCGGCCGTGCCCGCCAACCTGCGCGGCGCCGACGGCCAGTGGTTCGCGCTCTCGCTGCGTGCGCGCGTGCTCTACGCCGACAAGAACCAGCCGCTCACCAGCTTCCGCTATGAAGACCTGGCCAACCCGAAATGGAAGGGCAAGGTCTGCATCCGCGCGGGCCAGCACCCCTACAACACGGCACTGGTCGCGGCCATGATCGCGCACGACGGCGAAGCCAGGACCGAGCAGTGGCTGCGCGGCGTCAAGGCCAACCTGGCGCGCAAGGCCACCGGCGGCGACCGCGACGTGGCGCGCGACATCCTCGGCGGCATCTGCGATGTCGGCCTGGCCAACTCGTACTACGTCGGCCAGATGAAGAGTTCGAAGGAAGGCACCGACGCGCGCAAGTGGGGCGACGCGATCAAGGTGGTGCGCCCGACCTTCGCCAGCGCCAAGAGCGGCGGCACGCACGTCAACATCAGCGGCGCGGCCGTGGCAAAGAACGCGCCGCAGCGCGCCAACGCGGTCAAGCTGCTCGAGTTCCTGGTGTCGGAGCCGGCGCAGACGCTGTACGCGCAAGCCAACTACGAATACCCGGTGCGCAAGGGCGTGGCGCTCGACCCGATCATTGCCGCGTCGATCGGCGAACTCAAGGCCGACCCGTTGCCGGTGGCCGAGATCGCCAAGTACCGCAAGCAGGCCAGCGCTTTGGTGGACAAGGTCGGTTTCGACCAGTGA
- a CDS encoding iron ABC transporter permease — protein MLIARRHLPGLHAAGPLWRSASLAIAIGVLAPVLTLAWLAFGSGLGHWGPLFAHVLPQAALNTAVLLAGVGTLVLVIGTGCAWLVTACDFPGRRVLHWALLLPLAMPTYIVAFAYLDLLHPIGPVQGAIRWVLGFDSPRQFRLPDLRSMPGAIFVLGFVLYPYVYMTARAMFMTQPAHLMEAARTLGESRRGAFFRVALPLARPALAVGLSLALLETLNDIGASEFLGINTLTVAVYTTWITRSDLAGAAQIACAMLFMVVALVWLERNGRQHQRFGSAQRMRAMQPRRLHGSAAWLATAAATLPVLVGFVAPALYLVWESAKRLRQGGGVSHGLLASLGNTLALAAGVTVVAVAAGLVVAWTARSQGSRPGRARWQARVATLGYAVPGTVLAIGLLTPALAVDAALATALGLQGLPLMGAGIVLVVACAIRFLAMPVGGIEAGLARIPPAIEHASRLLGETSGGTLRRVHLPLLQPAIATGALLVFVDAMKELPATLLLRPANFDTLATWLYAEAARGTYEEGAIAALAIVAAGLLPVMLLARNQLGTPSALPGPDTT, from the coding sequence GTGCTGATCGCGCGGCGCCACTTGCCGGGCCTGCACGCCGCAGGCCCGCTCTGGCGTTCGGCCTCGCTGGCCATCGCCATCGGCGTGCTGGCGCCGGTGCTCACGCTGGCGTGGCTCGCGTTCGGCTCCGGCCTGGGGCACTGGGGCCCGCTGTTCGCGCACGTGCTGCCGCAGGCCGCGCTCAACACGGCCGTGCTGCTGGCGGGTGTCGGCACGCTGGTGCTGGTGATCGGCACCGGCTGCGCGTGGCTGGTCACGGCCTGCGACTTTCCGGGCCGCCGCGTGCTGCACTGGGCGCTGCTGCTGCCGCTCGCGATGCCGACCTACATCGTCGCCTTCGCCTACCTCGACCTGCTGCATCCGATCGGTCCGGTGCAAGGCGCGATCCGCTGGGTGCTCGGGTTCGACAGCCCGCGCCAGTTCCGCCTGCCCGACCTGCGCTCGATGCCGGGCGCGATCTTCGTGCTCGGCTTCGTGCTCTACCCCTATGTCTACATGACCGCCCGGGCCATGTTCATGACCCAGCCCGCGCATCTGATGGAAGCCGCGCGCACGCTGGGCGAAAGCCGGCGCGGCGCCTTCTTTCGCGTGGCGCTGCCGCTCGCACGGCCAGCGCTGGCCGTGGGACTGAGCCTCGCGCTGCTCGAGACGCTCAACGACATCGGCGCTTCGGAATTCCTCGGCATCAACACGCTCACGGTGGCGGTCTACACCACGTGGATCACGCGCTCCGACCTGGCCGGCGCGGCGCAGATCGCCTGCGCCATGCTGTTCATGGTGGTGGCGCTGGTCTGGCTCGAACGCAATGGCCGGCAGCACCAGCGCTTCGGCTCGGCACAACGCATGCGCGCCATGCAGCCGCGCCGCCTGCATGGCAGCGCCGCATGGCTGGCCACGGCTGCCGCCACGCTGCCGGTGCTGGTCGGCTTCGTCGCGCCGGCCCTCTATCTCGTCTGGGAAAGCGCCAAGCGGCTGCGCCAGGGCGGCGGCGTGTCGCATGGCCTGCTCGCGAGCCTGGGCAACACGCTGGCCCTGGCCGCCGGCGTGACGGTGGTGGCCGTTGCCGCGGGACTGGTCGTCGCATGGACGGCGCGAAGCCAGGGCTCGAGACCGGGCCGTGCGCGCTGGCAGGCACGCGTCGCCACGCTGGGCTATGCGGTGCCGGGCACGGTGCTCGCCATCGGCCTGCTCACGCCGGCGCTCGCGGTGGACGCGGCACTGGCCACTGCGCTCGGGCTGCAAGGGCTGCCGCTCATGGGTGCGGGCATCGTGCTGGTGGTGGCGTGCGCGATCCGGTTCCTCGCCATGCCGGTCGGCGGCATCGAGGCCGGGCTCGCGCGCATTCCACCCGCCATCGAACACGCCTCGCGGCTGCTCGGCGAGACCAGCGGCGGCACGCTGCGGCGCGTGCACCTGCCGCTGCTGCAGCCCGCCATCGCAACCGGTGCGCTGCTGGTCTTCGTGGATGCCATGAAAGAGTTGCCCGCCACGCTGCTGCTGCGGCCGGCCAATTTCGACACGCTGGCCACCTGGCTCTACGCCGAGGCCGCGCGCGGCACGTACGAGGAAGGCGCCATTGCCGCGCTGGCCATCGTCGCGGCGGGCCTGCTGCCGGTGATGCTGCTGGCGCGCAATCAACTGGGCACGCCATCGGCGCTGCCCGGTCCGGACACCACATGA
- a CDS encoding MarR family winged helix-turn-helix transcriptional regulator gives MNTALKPRSRPQGCTNFRLRRLSRLASRLYDAHVAPSGLKTTQYSLLSHVLHFGPLRPVDLAREMNVDASTLTRNLKPLLAAGFLVQTEGPDARSRMLAMTEAGREKRAEAQRLWHGAQLALNDILGTERVLALHALLDESLELLQRAGLGDGQPEDPAGAHDE, from the coding sequence ATGAACACCGCTCTGAAGCCTCGGTCCAGGCCCCAAGGATGTACCAATTTCCGCCTGCGCCGGCTCTCCAGGCTGGCGTCGCGCCTCTATGACGCGCACGTTGCCCCCAGCGGGCTCAAGACCACGCAGTATTCACTGCTCTCGCACGTGCTGCATTTCGGGCCGCTGCGCCCGGTCGACCTGGCGCGCGAGATGAACGTCGACGCCTCCACGCTCACGCGCAATCTCAAGCCGCTGCTCGCGGCGGGCTTCCTGGTGCAGACCGAGGGCCCCGATGCGCGCAGCCGCATGCTGGCAATGACCGAAGCAGGCCGCGAGAAGCGCGCCGAGGCGCAGCGCCTGTGGCACGGCGCGCAGCTGGCGCTCAACGACATCCTCGGCACGGAGCGCGTGCTGGCACTGCATGCGCTTCTCGACGAAAGCCTGGAGCTGCTGCAGCGCGCAGGGCTGGGCGATGGACAGCCGGAAGACCCGGCAGGAGCCCACGATGAATGA
- a CDS encoding glutathione S-transferase family protein → MSQPLTLVSHLLCPYVQRAAIALAEKNVPYERVVIDLANKPDWFIAISPLGKVPLLRLARPDGSEAVLFESNVICEYIEETQPGARLHPEDPLTRAEHRAWMEYGSAILGDLWGYETTRDAEVFEQKRLAMAAKFERVEAALGAGPYFAGAGFSLVDAVFAPIFRYFEVFDDIANSHIFDALPKVNAWRHALAGRPSVRSAVVPEYPQHLHAFLRKHEAHLLTLAQ, encoded by the coding sequence ATGTCCCAGCCACTCACCCTCGTCAGCCACCTGCTGTGCCCCTATGTGCAGCGCGCCGCCATCGCGCTGGCCGAAAAGAACGTACCGTACGAACGCGTCGTGATCGACCTGGCCAACAAGCCGGATTGGTTCATCGCGATCTCGCCGCTCGGCAAGGTACCGCTGCTGCGGCTCGCGCGGCCCGACGGCAGCGAAGCGGTGCTGTTCGAAAGCAACGTGATCTGCGAATACATCGAGGAAACGCAGCCCGGCGCACGGCTGCACCCCGAGGATCCGCTCACCCGGGCCGAGCATCGGGCATGGATGGAATACGGCTCGGCCATCCTCGGCGACCTCTGGGGCTACGAGACCACGCGCGACGCCGAGGTGTTCGAGCAGAAGCGACTGGCAATGGCCGCCAAGTTCGAGCGCGTCGAAGCCGCGCTGGGCGCCGGGCCCTACTTCGCCGGCGCCGGCTTCAGCCTGGTCGATGCGGTGTTCGCGCCCATCTTCCGCTACTTCGAAGTGTTCGACGACATCGCCAATTCGCATATCTTCGATGCCCTTCCCAAGGTGAACGCATGGCGGCATGCACTGGCGGGTCGGCCCAGCGTGCGTAGCGCCGTGGTGCCCGAGTATCCGCAGCACCTGCACGCGTTCCTGCGCAAGCACGAGGCGCACTTGCTCACGCTCGCGCAATAA
- a CDS encoding aldolase has product MSADSDYASPAVRKLREDLSLALRAAAHHGLSEGVCNHFSVVLPGAQDRYLINPRGLHWSEIGPDDIVLIDVHGEVLAGRHRVEPTALFIHGAVHRLTGHAVVLHCHMPYATALTLTADRALDPTLSQNAMRYMNRIAIDAVYNGLALDNAEGERIARAMEGKDVAFLANHGVIVAGATIAHAYDDLYYLERASLHQVIAQSTGRPLVPVDAKLAALAAAQIQGEREQSDLFFEALRRLVPPPHG; this is encoded by the coding sequence ATGTCCGCAGATTCAGACTACGCCAGCCCCGCCGTGCGCAAGTTGCGCGAAGACCTGTCGCTGGCCTTGCGCGCAGCCGCCCACCACGGCCTCTCGGAAGGCGTCTGCAACCACTTCAGCGTAGTGCTGCCCGGCGCGCAGGACCGCTACCTGATCAACCCGCGCGGGCTGCACTGGAGCGAGATCGGCCCGGACGACATCGTGCTGATCGACGTGCACGGCGAAGTGCTTGCCGGCCGCCACCGGGTGGAGCCGACCGCGCTGTTCATCCATGGCGCGGTGCACCGGCTGACCGGCCACGCGGTCGTGCTGCACTGCCACATGCCCTACGCCACCGCGCTCACGCTCACGGCCGACCGCGCGCTCGATCCCACGCTGAGCCAGAACGCGATGCGCTACATGAACCGCATTGCGATCGATGCGGTCTACAACGGGCTGGCGCTCGACAATGCCGAGGGCGAGCGCATCGCACGCGCCATGGAGGGAAAGGACGTCGCCTTCCTGGCCAACCACGGCGTGATCGTGGCGGGCGCCACCATCGCGCATGCCTACGACGATCTCTACTACCTCGAACGCGCGAGCCTGCACCAGGTGATCGCGCAATCCACCGGGCGCCCGCTGGTCCCGGTCGACGCCAAACTGGCCGCGCTGGCCGCGGCGCAGATCCAGGGCGAACGCGAGCAATCCGACCTGTTCTTCGAGGCTTTGCGGCGCCTGGTGCCCCCGCCGCACGGCTGA
- a CDS encoding 2-dehydro-3-deoxy-6-phosphogalactonate aldolase, producing MTTPQEKFQAAMRELPLVAILRGLTPAEAADVGDAIVESGFRLLEVPLNSPKPYASITLMRTRFPEALVGAGTVLDAQQVRYVHAAGGELVVSPNFNAEVVAEAVRLGMVCLPGVLTPTEAFGALAAGATGLKLFPAELASPAVVKALLAVLPAGTPLMPVGGITPTNMAEWRAAGASGFGIGSALYKPGKQASAVRADAQRFVAACTGAAYA from the coding sequence ATGACGACTCCCCAAGAAAAATTCCAGGCCGCGATGCGCGAGCTGCCGCTGGTCGCGATCCTGCGCGGACTCACGCCCGCCGAGGCTGCCGACGTGGGCGACGCGATCGTCGAGTCCGGCTTCCGGCTGCTCGAAGTGCCGCTCAATTCGCCCAAGCCCTACGCCAGCATCACGCTGATGCGCACGCGCTTTCCCGAGGCCCTGGTGGGTGCCGGCACGGTGCTCGATGCGCAGCAGGTGCGCTATGTGCATGCGGCCGGCGGCGAGCTGGTCGTGTCACCCAACTTCAATGCCGAAGTGGTCGCCGAGGCCGTGCGTCTCGGCATGGTCTGCCTGCCCGGCGTGCTGACGCCGACCGAAGCCTTCGGCGCGCTGGCCGCAGGCGCGACCGGCCTCAAGCTGTTCCCGGCCGAACTGGCATCGCCCGCGGTGGTGAAGGCGCTGCTCGCGGTGCTCCCCGCCGGCACGCCGCTGATGCCCGTGGGCGGCATCACGCCCACCAACATGGCGGAGTGGCGCGCCGCCGGCGCGTCGGGCTTCGGCATCGGCTCGGCGCTCTACAAGCCCGGCAAGCAGGCATCGGCCGTGCGCGCGGATGCGCAACGCTTTGTCGCAGCCTGCACCGGCGCCGCTTACGCCTGA
- the gloA gene encoding lactoylglutathione lyase, protein MRLLHTMLRVGNLQRSIDFYTQVLGMNLLRTSENPEYKYSLAFVGYGGGNPEQAEIELTYNWGTESYELGTAYGHIALGVPDAYAACEKIKAAGGQVTREAGPVKGGTTVIAFVTDPDGYKVELIQDKSKSQGQAGADALRAS, encoded by the coding sequence ATGCGACTCCTCCACACCATGCTGCGCGTCGGCAACCTCCAGCGCTCGATCGACTTCTATACCCAGGTGCTGGGCATGAACCTGCTGCGCACCTCGGAGAACCCGGAATACAAGTACAGCCTGGCCTTCGTCGGCTATGGCGGCGGCAACCCCGAGCAGGCAGAGATCGAGCTCACCTACAACTGGGGCACCGAAAGCTACGAACTCGGCACCGCCTACGGCCATATCGCGCTCGGCGTTCCCGACGCGTATGCCGCCTGCGAGAAGATCAAGGCAGCCGGCGGCCAGGTCACGCGCGAAGCCGGGCCCGTGAAGGGCGGCACCACGGTGATCGCCTTCGTGACCGATCCCGACGGCTACAAGGTCGAGCTGATCCAGGACAAGTCGAAGTCCCAGGGCCAGGCGGGCGCCGACGCCTTGCGCGCTTCCTAG